From Acidipropionibacterium acidipropionici, one genomic window encodes:
- a CDS encoding DUF4870 domain-containing protein, whose translation MSENPYDPYGAGPRDPYSQSPAGQGLYGAQQPIVDPYAGDPRNNPASHQQPIVDPYAGSQPYAQNPYTQNPYIQNPYGQAPVPLQQPYAQGFGQMMPADAGIGNVAPNLWLSVFFGCIPALIYYLANKDTSSPVVRKVHADNLNFQLIRVIVCFVPYLGMLAALVLFVIAIVHAVQIPAQVRSGQQPRFTLTPNWIN comes from the coding sequence ATGAGCGAGAATCCTTACGATCCCTACGGGGCCGGCCCCAGGGACCCCTATTCCCAGTCCCCGGCGGGGCAGGGCCTGTACGGCGCCCAGCAGCCGATCGTTGATCCCTATGCCGGGGACCCGCGCAACAACCCGGCCTCCCACCAGCAACCGATCGTCGACCCCTACGCCGGTAGCCAGCCCTATGCCCAGAACCCGTACACACAGAACCCGTACATACAGAACCCGTACGGTCAGGCCCCGGTGCCGCTCCAGCAGCCCTATGCCCAGGGATTCGGCCAGATGATGCCCGCCGACGCCGGCATCGGCAATGTGGCGCCGAATCTGTGGCTCTCGGTGTTCTTCGGATGTATCCCCGCCCTCATCTACTACCTCGCCAACAAGGACACCTCCTCGCCGGTGGTGCGCAAGGTCCACGCCGACAACCTCAACTTCCAGCTGATCCGCGTCATCGTGTGCTTCGTGCCGTATCTGGGAATGCTCGCGGCGCTGGTGCTCTTCGTCATCGCGATCGTCCACGCCGTCCAGATACCCGCCCAGGTGCGCAGTGGGCAGCAGCCCCGGTTCACCCTCACGCCGAACTGGATCAACTGA
- the otsB gene encoding trehalose-phosphatase: MTHPPTSPEPPTPPSQGWIATTSAGSAVLDRAAADPAGVLLAADLDGTLAPIVENPDDAAVLPRARAALERLNGRAGTLAVITGRPVRRACEMLRTDRPGLGRIVILGQYGVESFEAATGELRVPEAPPGVARARALLADAVARIAVTDPATAGTMIEVKGGAVALHTRRAADPALAWHLLAPRARAVGEDLGLYIEEGREVVELTAWHTDKSDALQRLIDRARPSTVIMCGDDLGDLPAMRLVAERIEGGGAGARVVSWSAEQPSMSRHADVLCDSPQGVSQFLEELAGRMEKDDGSPEG; the protein is encoded by the coding sequence GTGACACATCCCCCTACCTCCCCCGAGCCCCCGACACCGCCGTCCCAGGGGTGGATCGCCACCACCTCGGCCGGCAGCGCCGTCCTCGACCGGGCGGCGGCCGATCCGGCGGGCGTCCTGCTCGCCGCCGATCTCGACGGCACCCTCGCCCCGATCGTCGAGAACCCCGATGACGCCGCGGTCCTGCCGCGGGCCCGCGCGGCGCTGGAACGTCTCAACGGCCGGGCCGGGACCCTGGCGGTGATCACCGGTCGCCCGGTGCGCCGAGCCTGCGAGATGCTGCGCACCGACCGGCCGGGGCTGGGCCGGATCGTCATCCTGGGCCAGTACGGGGTCGAAAGTTTCGAGGCTGCGACCGGGGAGCTGAGGGTCCCCGAGGCGCCGCCCGGCGTGGCGCGGGCGCGGGCCCTGCTGGCCGACGCCGTGGCCCGCATCGCCGTGACGGACCCGGCGACGGCCGGCACGATGATCGAGGTCAAGGGCGGCGCGGTGGCGCTGCACACCCGCAGGGCCGCCGACCCGGCGCTGGCGTGGCATCTCCTCGCTCCCAGGGCACGGGCGGTGGGCGAGGATCTCGGCCTGTACATCGAGGAGGGCCGTGAGGTCGTCGAGCTCACGGCCTGGCACACCGACAAGTCCGATGCGCTGCAGCGCCTCATCGACCGGGCCCGGCCATCCACCGTGATCATGTGCGGTGACGATCTGGGCGATCTGCCGGCCATGAGGCTCGTCGCCGAGCGGATCGAGGGGGGCGGGGCCGGGGCGAGAGTGGTGTCCTGGTCGGCCGAGCAGCCCTCCATGAGTCGGCACGCCGATGTGCTGTGCGACTCCCCGCAGGGAGTCTCCCAGTTTCTGGAGGAGCTGGCCGGCAGGATGGAGAAGGACGACGGGAGTCCCGAAGGATGA
- a CDS encoding ArgP/LysG family DNA-binding transcriptional regulator: MNREHLRTLAVLLDEGSFGAAADRMHLTPSAVSQRIKALETEAGQILVVRARPCTATEAGIVAARLARQLDEVEADADVAMNGLVSRPLGVVTNADSLATWFRGVLTEAASWPDTQLRVQIEDEQFSREVLGRGEAMAAVTTSARPASGCRCQRLGVLRYIPVAAPTLLGGSTAPEDLGVLPVVEFNAKDALQRTFLAKVGARRPERTHRFPSSGAFLAAVRAGLGWGLLPEPQLRESLADGSLVRIRPEYQDVELFWQCWSVRTSRLTKLTDAVMRAARAGLLP; the protein is encoded by the coding sequence ATGAACAGGGAACACCTGCGCACCCTGGCCGTCCTCCTCGACGAGGGCAGCTTCGGTGCGGCCGCCGACAGGATGCACCTCACCCCCTCGGCCGTGAGCCAACGGATCAAGGCTCTGGAGACCGAGGCCGGACAGATCCTCGTGGTGCGTGCACGCCCGTGCACGGCCACCGAGGCGGGCATCGTCGCGGCCCGTCTGGCCCGCCAGCTCGACGAGGTGGAGGCGGATGCGGACGTGGCGATGAATGGTCTGGTCTCCCGCCCGCTGGGGGTGGTGACGAATGCGGACTCACTGGCCACCTGGTTCCGCGGCGTGCTCACGGAGGCGGCGTCGTGGCCGGACACCCAGCTCCGGGTGCAGATCGAGGACGAGCAGTTTTCCCGGGAGGTGCTCGGACGGGGGGAGGCGATGGCCGCGGTGACGACGTCGGCCAGGCCGGCCTCCGGCTGTCGGTGCCAACGCCTGGGTGTGCTGCGCTACATACCGGTGGCGGCCCCGACCCTGCTGGGCGGGAGCACTGCGCCGGAGGATCTGGGGGTGCTGCCGGTCGTCGAGTTCAACGCCAAGGATGCGCTTCAGCGCACGTTCCTGGCGAAGGTCGGTGCGCGACGACCGGAGCGGACGCACCGGTTCCCCTCCTCCGGGGCCTTCCTGGCGGCGGTGAGAGCGGGGCTCGGATGGGGCCTTCTGCCTGAACCGCAGCTGAGGGAGTCGCTGGCCGACGGGTCGCTGGTGAGAATCAGGCCGGAGTACCAGGACGTGGAACTGTTCTGGCAGTGCTGGTCGGTCCGGACCTCCCGGTTGACCAAACTGACTGACGCCGTGATGAGGGCGGCGCGAGCAGGGCTGCTGCCCTGA
- the pdxR gene encoding MocR-like pyridoxine biosynthesis transcription factor PdxR → MRRELVVNLPIRVDPGDGRRLPVQVADAVRELIASGVLSPGDALPSTRSTARRLNLSRGTVTAAFDQLQAEGYLVAAHGSGTTVNPELERLHAEPGPRPEPPVRHDPPLVDLRPGIPDTDTLADSTWRGAWREQVARPGAVPDDPMGDLDLRLEICDHLRRMRGLVTSPDKVGVTAGAREGLSAMLRVWAGAEPLTIGVESPGYPSLRRVPAALGHRTVDLATDADGLQTARLPGSAPDAVLVTPSHQYPYGGSLAAPRRLELVAWAREKGVWLIEDDFDSELRHVGQPLPALAALSADRTVLLGTFSSVLTPSVACGYVVLPTALVAPFRGLRRDVGQPVAGIVQGALARYMATGALRRRTQRLRQIYRRRRGLVMEILGDLPGSRLQPINGGLQAVLVCSAEEKALVAGCAHAGVGVVPLSDYWGGKGAESGLVVGFGAHDDGTLTASLGRVADVVRRLS, encoded by the coding sequence GTGCGCAGGGAACTGGTGGTGAACCTTCCGATCCGTGTCGACCCCGGCGACGGGCGGCGTCTGCCGGTGCAGGTGGCCGACGCCGTCCGCGAACTCATCGCCTCAGGGGTGCTGAGCCCCGGGGACGCCCTGCCCAGCACGCGCTCGACCGCTCGTCGCCTGAACCTCTCGCGCGGCACCGTGACCGCGGCCTTCGACCAGCTCCAGGCCGAGGGCTACCTGGTCGCGGCCCACGGCTCGGGAACCACGGTGAACCCCGAGTTGGAGAGGCTTCACGCCGAGCCCGGGCCCCGTCCCGAACCCCCGGTGAGGCACGACCCGCCCCTGGTGGATCTGCGCCCCGGAATCCCCGACACCGACACCCTGGCCGATTCGACCTGGCGAGGTGCCTGGCGCGAACAGGTGGCCCGCCCGGGAGCCGTCCCGGACGACCCGATGGGAGACCTCGACCTGCGCCTGGAGATCTGCGACCATCTGCGCAGGATGCGAGGCCTGGTGACCTCCCCCGACAAGGTGGGGGTGACTGCGGGCGCCCGCGAGGGCCTGTCCGCGATGCTGCGGGTCTGGGCCGGGGCCGAGCCGCTGACCATCGGCGTCGAGTCCCCCGGCTACCCGAGCCTGCGGCGAGTGCCGGCCGCCCTGGGCCACCGCACCGTCGACCTGGCCACCGACGCCGACGGCCTGCAGACCGCCCGGCTCCCCGGATCCGCACCCGACGCGGTCCTGGTGACACCGAGTCACCAGTACCCCTACGGCGGGTCGCTGGCCGCCCCGAGGCGCCTGGAACTGGTGGCCTGGGCCCGGGAGAAGGGGGTCTGGCTCATCGAGGACGACTTCGACTCCGAGCTGCGCCACGTCGGGCAGCCGCTCCCCGCACTGGCCGCCCTGTCCGCCGACCGCACGGTGCTGCTGGGCACCTTCTCCTCGGTGCTGACGCCCTCGGTGGCATGCGGGTACGTGGTGCTGCCCACCGCTCTGGTGGCCCCCTTCCGGGGCCTTCGCCGGGACGTCGGACAGCCCGTCGCGGGGATCGTCCAGGGGGCGCTGGCGCGCTACATGGCGACCGGGGCGCTGCGCCGGCGGACCCAGCGGCTCCGCCAGATCTACCGGCGTCGACGCGGCCTGGTGATGGAGATCCTCGGCGACCTTCCGGGATCCCGCCTCCAACCGATCAACGGCGGCCTGCAGGCCGTGCTGGTGTGCTCGGCCGAGGAGAAGGCCCTGGTGGCCGGCTGCGCTCACGCCGGGGTCGGCGTCGTGCCCCTGTCGGACTACTGGGGCGGCAAGGGCGCCGAATCCGGCCTGGTGGTCGGATTCGGTGCCCATGACGACGGCACGCTCACGGCGAGCCTGGGACGGGTGGCCGATGTGGTCCGGAGGCTCAGTTGA
- a CDS encoding alpha,alpha-trehalose-phosphate synthase (UDP-forming): MSEPVQEKAKLIVVANRLPVDRVVNDDGSVAWRSSPGGLVTALEPVMKARGGVWIGWHGATDEEVDPFHHDGYDIVPVALSELEVERYYEGFSNATLWPLYHDCIAEPVFHREWWDAYQQVNRRFADAAAARAEHGATVWVQDYQLQLVPQLLRELRPDLRIGFFLHIPFPPIELFNRLPWRDGIINGLLGADLVGFQTPGHGSNFLRLARRQPGVEGARGRVHLPDGRMVTAKAFPISIDAAGMAELANSPKVLAEARQLRADLGDPSTILFGVDRLDYSKGLRNRVRAVGELFDSGELDPEEVVFLQLATPSRERVKEYRILRDDIDLLVGRINSKSASLARSAINYRYTSVSRETLTGMYQIADVMLVTPLLDGMNLVAKEYLACRSRNDSALVLSEFAGAALELKQAYMVNPYDIDGMKATILRAVRDSPRVKARKMRAMRRQVFEHDIDLWADSFLNQLEGE; encoded by the coding sequence ATGTCCGAACCCGTTCAGGAGAAGGCGAAACTCATCGTCGTCGCCAACCGGCTGCCCGTCGACCGGGTGGTCAACGACGACGGATCGGTGGCGTGGAGATCCTCCCCGGGCGGGTTGGTGACGGCTCTGGAGCCGGTGATGAAGGCCCGCGGCGGAGTCTGGATCGGCTGGCACGGCGCCACCGACGAGGAGGTCGACCCCTTCCACCATGACGGCTACGACATCGTCCCGGTGGCCCTATCGGAGCTCGAGGTGGAGCGCTACTACGAGGGCTTCTCCAACGCCACGCTGTGGCCGCTGTACCACGACTGCATCGCCGAACCGGTCTTCCACCGGGAATGGTGGGACGCCTACCAGCAGGTGAACCGCCGGTTCGCCGATGCGGCGGCCGCCCGCGCCGAGCACGGCGCCACCGTGTGGGTGCAGGACTACCAGCTCCAGCTCGTCCCGCAGCTGCTGCGCGAGCTGCGCCCTGATCTGAGGATCGGATTCTTCCTGCACATCCCCTTCCCTCCGATCGAGCTGTTCAACCGGCTGCCATGGCGCGACGGCATCATCAACGGGCTGCTCGGGGCTGACCTGGTGGGATTCCAGACCCCCGGCCACGGCTCGAACTTCCTGCGTCTGGCCCGCCGCCAGCCCGGGGTCGAGGGGGCCCGCGGACGGGTGCACCTGCCAGACGGCCGGATGGTCACCGCCAAGGCCTTCCCGATCTCCATCGACGCCGCGGGGATGGCCGAGCTGGCCAACTCCCCGAAGGTCCTGGCCGAGGCGCGCCAGCTGCGCGCCGACCTGGGCGATCCGTCCACCATCCTCTTCGGCGTCGATCGCCTCGACTACAGCAAGGGCCTGCGCAACCGGGTGCGCGCGGTCGGCGAGCTCTTCGACAGCGGCGAGCTCGATCCCGAGGAGGTGGTCTTCCTCCAGCTGGCCACCCCGTCGCGGGAACGGGTCAAGGAGTACCGGATCCTGCGCGACGACATCGACCTGCTGGTCGGCCGGATCAACTCCAAGAGCGCCTCGCTGGCGCGCAGCGCCATCAACTACCGGTACACCTCGGTCTCACGCGAGACCCTCACCGGGATGTATCAGATCGCCGACGTCATGCTCGTGACGCCGCTTCTGGACGGTATGAATCTGGTGGCCAAGGAGTATCTGGCCTGCCGGTCCCGCAACGACTCCGCACTGGTGCTCTCCGAGTTCGCCGGGGCCGCCCTGGAGCTCAAGCAGGCCTATATGGTCAATCCCTATGACATCGACGGGATGAAGGCCACCATCCTGCGCGCGGTCCGGGACTCCCCCAGGGTGAAGGCGCGCAAGATGAGGGCGATGCGCCGCCAGGTCTTCGAGCACGACATCGATCTGTGGGCCGACTCCTTCCTCAACCAGCTGGAGGGCGAGTGA
- a CDS encoding LysE/ArgO family amino acid transporter gives MPVTIYLTGLLAGLGLIVAIGAQNAYLIRQGIRRAGIGGIVLICILSDVVLICAGTLGIGMLVSRAAWLLEVLRWAGAAYLVWFAVTSLRSAARPAALTASGPTRRHRAYLTAAALTWLNPHVYLDTVVLLGSLANQHGPDGRWSFAAGAITGSVLWFSALGYGARALAGPLSRTRVWQALDLTIGVTMLILALRLVVS, from the coding sequence ATGCCTGTGACGATCTATCTCACCGGCCTGCTGGCGGGCCTCGGCCTCATCGTGGCCATCGGAGCCCAGAACGCATATCTCATCCGGCAGGGCATCCGCCGGGCCGGGATCGGGGGGATCGTGCTCATCTGCATCCTGAGCGACGTCGTCCTGATCTGCGCAGGAACCCTCGGGATCGGCATGCTGGTGTCCCGTGCGGCCTGGCTCCTGGAGGTGCTGCGCTGGGCCGGTGCCGCCTACCTCGTGTGGTTCGCGGTCACCAGCCTGCGTTCCGCGGCCCGGCCAGCGGCCCTCACCGCCTCCGGGCCGACCCGCCGGCACCGGGCGTACCTCACCGCGGCGGCTCTGACCTGGCTCAATCCGCACGTCTACCTGGACACCGTGGTGCTTCTCGGATCGCTGGCGAACCAGCACGGCCCCGACGGCCGCTGGAGCTTCGCCGCCGGGGCGATCACCGGCAGCGTCCTGTGGTTCTCCGCTCTGGGGTACGGGGCCCGTGCCCTTGCCGGGCCCCTGTCGCGGACCCGCGTCTGGCAGGCGCTCGACCTGACGATCGGCGTCACCATGCTGATTCTGGCCCTGCGCCTGGTGGTCTCCTGA
- the pdxS gene encoding pyridoxal 5'-phosphate synthase lyase subunit PdxS gives MATETITGTTSTTATTRVKRGLADMLKGGVIMDVVTPEQARIAEDAGASAVMALERVPADIRAQGGVARMSDPDLIAGIVDAVSIPVMAKARIGHFVEAQVLQSLKVDYIDESEVLSPADYTNHIDKWAFDVPFVCGATNLGEALRRITEGAAMIRSKGEAGTGDVSEAVKHLRTIRGQINRLRSMDADELYVSAKELSAPFDLVREVAETGKLPVVLFVAGGVATPADAALVMQMGAEGVFVGSGIFKSGNPAARAAAIVKATTFYDDPATIAEVSRGLGEAMVGINVSDVAAPHRLAERGW, from the coding sequence ATGGCAACTGAGACCATCACCGGGACCACATCCACCACCGCGACGACTCGGGTCAAGCGCGGCCTGGCCGACATGCTCAAGGGCGGGGTGATCATGGACGTCGTCACCCCCGAGCAGGCGAGGATCGCCGAGGACGCCGGGGCCAGCGCCGTGATGGCCCTCGAGCGGGTGCCCGCCGACATCCGCGCCCAGGGCGGGGTCGCCAGGATGAGCGATCCCGACCTCATCGCCGGCATCGTCGACGCCGTGTCGATCCCCGTGATGGCCAAGGCCCGCATCGGCCACTTCGTCGAGGCCCAGGTGCTCCAGTCCCTCAAGGTGGACTACATCGACGAGTCCGAGGTGCTCAGCCCCGCCGACTACACCAATCACATCGACAAGTGGGCTTTCGACGTGCCCTTCGTGTGCGGGGCGACGAACCTCGGCGAGGCACTGCGGCGGATCACCGAGGGGGCGGCGATGATCCGCTCCAAGGGGGAGGCCGGTACGGGCGACGTCTCCGAGGCGGTCAAGCACCTGCGCACCATCCGCGGCCAGATCAACCGGCTGCGCAGCATGGACGCCGACGAGCTGTACGTCTCCGCCAAGGAGCTGAGCGCCCCCTTCGACCTCGTGCGGGAGGTCGCCGAGACCGGGAAGCTGCCGGTCGTGCTCTTCGTGGCCGGGGGAGTGGCGACTCCCGCCGACGCCGCGCTGGTGATGCAGATGGGAGCCGAGGGGGTCTTCGTGGGGTCGGGGATCTTCAAGTCGGGGAATCCCGCCGCTCGCGCCGCCGCCATCGTCAAGGCCACCACCTTCTACGACGACCCGGCCACCATCGCCGAGGTGTCCCGGGGGCTGGGAGAGGCCATGGTCGGCATCAACGTCTCCGACGTGGCGGCCCCTCACCGACTGGCCGAACGCGGATGGTGA
- a CDS encoding serine/threonine-protein kinase — translation MPASDNQPQDGPKALGSNYLLHSLIGTGAMGQVWRATDRAGRPYAVKMLLPVLANDPDVVRRFVTERSITLQINDPHVVRVRDMVVEGQTLAIVMDLVNGTDMKTRLAANGPLAPAEVAYLGAQIAGGLAAVHAKGIVHRDVKPANVLLTPGPPESARLTDFGVSFLQDASHLSHITAVVGTPNYVAPEIVLGKRPVPASDLYSLGIMLYELVCGITPFATGSTMTVLRGHCELTPGRPDGFPEQLWQIVAWLLSKDPAQRPESAHQIALSLEQMVPGLVGVGPLPRLSTPPRAIPLPLSAQAWQPTSFASAGPSAGSIPSSAAETVLRQSAVSPSGQASQSSPSPAPQPTPAAPPAPAPTPQRPAPQRATTQRAATRPPRRRTSRPGLRRSVVAGGVAALVLAGAGGGYLLSQRSTGPDAGPSPSATASSPAASRTPSPTPKATPSSNVIDASNAGYTNAKYGFSFTAPIGWTRADNADGSVTMTSADKKSTIRAFGTNDSLSSCGGRADGCLEKAKAQYKASGATVTYWRWGAADGNWYIISGVRSNGAAYYERRHIGKASSNVMVAETAGAKEVSGDASAALNSLKAGNLDVAH, via the coding sequence GTGCCAGCCAGTGACAACCAGCCGCAGGACGGCCCCAAGGCGCTCGGCAGCAACTATCTGCTGCACAGCCTCATCGGAACCGGGGCCATGGGTCAGGTGTGGCGCGCCACGGATCGGGCGGGACGCCCCTACGCCGTGAAGATGCTCCTCCCCGTGCTGGCCAACGATCCCGACGTCGTGCGCCGGTTCGTCACCGAGCGCTCCATCACCCTGCAGATCAACGACCCCCATGTCGTGCGGGTGCGCGACATGGTCGTCGAGGGCCAGACCTTGGCCATCGTGATGGATCTGGTCAACGGCACCGATATGAAGACCCGGCTGGCCGCCAACGGCCCCCTGGCACCCGCGGAGGTCGCCTATCTCGGCGCCCAGATCGCCGGTGGCCTGGCAGCCGTGCACGCCAAGGGGATCGTCCACCGCGACGTCAAACCCGCGAACGTGCTTCTCACCCCGGGCCCGCCCGAGAGCGCCCGGCTCACCGACTTCGGCGTCTCCTTCCTCCAGGACGCCTCCCACCTGTCCCACATCACGGCTGTGGTGGGCACGCCGAACTACGTCGCTCCGGAGATCGTCCTGGGCAAGCGCCCGGTCCCCGCCTCGGACCTGTACTCGCTGGGCATCATGCTCTACGAACTGGTCTGCGGGATCACCCCCTTCGCCACCGGCTCGACGATGACGGTGCTGCGCGGCCACTGCGAGCTGACCCCCGGGCGGCCCGACGGGTTCCCCGAACAGCTGTGGCAGATCGTCGCATGGCTCCTGTCCAAGGACCCGGCCCAGCGCCCCGAGAGCGCCCACCAGATCGCCCTGTCACTAGAGCAGATGGTCCCGGGGCTGGTCGGCGTCGGCCCGCTGCCGCGTCTGTCCACCCCTCCCCGGGCGATCCCGCTTCCGCTCAGCGCCCAGGCCTGGCAGCCCACCTCCTTCGCCTCCGCGGGCCCGTCGGCGGGCTCGATCCCCTCCTCGGCCGCCGAGACCGTGCTGAGGCAGAGCGCCGTCTCACCGTCGGGCCAGGCCTCGCAGTCCAGCCCTTCCCCGGCTCCCCAGCCCACCCCGGCCGCACCCCCCGCTCCCGCCCCGACGCCGCAGCGTCCGGCGCCGCAACGCGCCACGACCCAGCGCGCAGCGACCCGGCCGCCCCGCCGCAGGACGTCGCGCCCGGGCCTTCGTCGCAGCGTGGTGGCAGGCGGGGTCGCGGCCCTGGTCCTCGCCGGGGCCGGCGGCGGCTACCTGCTCTCCCAGCGCTCGACCGGTCCCGACGCCGGCCCGAGCCCCTCGGCGACGGCGAGTTCCCCGGCCGCCAGTCGCACACCCTCGCCGACCCCGAAGGCGACGCCGAGCTCCAACGTCATCGACGCGTCGAATGCCGGGTACACCAACGCCAAGTACGGATTCAGCTTCACCGCACCGATCGGCTGGACCCGAGCCGACAACGCCGACGGCAGTGTCACGATGACCTCCGCCGACAAGAAGTCCACGATCCGCGCCTTCGGCACCAATGACTCGCTATCCTCGTGCGGGGGGCGGGCCGACGGCTGTCTGGAGAAGGCCAAGGCCCAGTACAAGGCCTCCGGGGCCACCGTCACCTACTGGCGCTGGGGAGCCGCCGACGGCAACTGGTACATCATCTCCGGGGTGCGCTCCAACGGAGCGGCCTACTACGAGCGACGCCACATCGGGAAGGCGTCGAGCAATGTCATGGTCGCCGAGACGGCGGGGGCCAAGGAGGTCAGCGGCGACGCCAGCGCGGCGCTGAACAGTCTGAAGGCCGGGAACCTGGACGTCGCCCACTGA
- the pdxT gene encoding pyridoxal 5'-phosphate synthase glutaminase subunit PdxT has translation MVRVGVLALQGGVAEHVSALAGLGAETALVRRPADLAGLDAIVLPGGESSVFDRLARAFGLAGPLASAITDGMPALATCAGLIYLAARIEGSARGQQTVGVLDVTVRRNAFGTQLDSFETSVRVAGLDAPVPATFIRAPEVIGTGPGVEVTSRLEDGRIVGVRQGAVTAYAFHPEETGDDRLHRAWLESAVGRGPWQERPAC, from the coding sequence ATGGTGAGGGTCGGGGTCCTGGCGCTCCAGGGCGGGGTGGCCGAGCACGTCTCGGCTCTGGCCGGGCTGGGAGCCGAAACGGCTCTCGTGCGCCGGCCCGCCGATCTGGCGGGTCTGGACGCCATCGTGCTGCCAGGCGGGGAGTCGAGTGTCTTCGACAGGCTGGCGCGGGCCTTCGGCCTGGCCGGGCCGCTGGCCTCCGCGATCACCGACGGGATGCCGGCCCTGGCCACCTGCGCCGGACTCATCTACCTGGCGGCACGCATCGAGGGATCCGCGCGCGGCCAGCAGACCGTCGGCGTCCTCGACGTCACCGTCCGGCGCAATGCCTTCGGCACCCAGCTCGACTCCTTTGAGACGTCGGTGAGAGTCGCGGGCCTGGACGCACCGGTGCCCGCCACCTTCATCCGCGCACCTGAGGTCATCGGGACAGGGCCCGGGGTGGAGGTGACCTCTCGCCTCGAGGACGGCAGGATCGTCGGGGTGCGGCAGGGCGCGGTGACCGCCTACGCCTTCCATCCCGAGGAGACCGGCGACGACCGCCTCCATCGTGCGTGGCTCGAATCGGCGGTGGGCCGGGGCCCGTGGCAGGAGCGACCGGCCTGCTGA
- the cysK gene encoding cysteine synthase A, which translates to MAKIAKDITETIGGTPLVRINRLFPDSKATVLAKLEYFNPASSVKDRIAKSIVEAAEKAGALKPGGTIVEATSGNTGIGLALVGAARGYRVIITMPETMSKERRSLIRLLGAELVLTPGADGVPGANVKAGEIVKETPGAILASQFDNPANPEIHYSRTGEEIWEDTDGGVDVLLAGIGTGGTVSGAGHYLKEKNPQIKVIGAEPAESPVITKGQKAPHKIQGWGPGFVPENLDRSVVDEILLVPGDEAVSYARRAAAEEGLITGISGGGALQAAGQLAARPENAGKTIVVIIADTAERYQSTALYEGLLD; encoded by the coding sequence ATGGCCAAGATCGCCAAGGACATCACCGAGACCATCGGCGGGACCCCCCTGGTCCGCATCAACAGGCTGTTCCCGGACTCGAAGGCCACCGTCCTGGCCAAGCTCGAGTACTTCAACCCGGCCTCCAGCGTCAAGGACCGCATCGCGAAGTCCATCGTCGAGGCGGCCGAGAAGGCCGGCGCCCTCAAGCCCGGCGGCACCATCGTCGAGGCCACCTCCGGCAACACCGGCATCGGTCTGGCCCTTGTGGGTGCGGCCCGCGGCTACCGGGTGATCATCACGATGCCCGAGACGATGTCCAAGGAGCGGCGCTCCCTGATCCGCCTGCTGGGCGCCGAGCTCGTCCTCACCCCGGGCGCCGACGGCGTGCCGGGAGCCAACGTCAAGGCCGGTGAGATCGTCAAGGAGACCCCGGGAGCGATTCTGGCCAGCCAGTTCGACAACCCGGCCAACCCCGAGATCCACTACTCCAGGACCGGTGAGGAGATCTGGGAGGACACCGATGGCGGCGTCGACGTCCTGCTGGCCGGCATCGGCACCGGCGGCACCGTCTCGGGCGCCGGGCACTACCTCAAGGAGAAGAACCCGCAGATCAAGGTCATCGGCGCCGAGCCCGCCGAGTCCCCGGTGATCACCAAGGGCCAGAAGGCCCCGCACAAGATCCAGGGCTGGGGCCCGGGCTTCGTCCCGGAGAACCTCGACCGGTCGGTCGTCGACGAGATCCTCCTGGTGCCCGGGGACGAGGCCGTGTCCTACGCCAGGCGCGCCGCGGCCGAGGAGGGGCTCATCACCGGCATCTCCGGTGGTGGCGCGCTGCAGGCCGCCGGCCAGCTGGCCGCCCGCCCGGAGAACGCCGGAAAGACGATCGTCGTCATCATCGCCGACACCGCCGAGCGCTACCAGTCCACCGCTCTCTACGAGGGTCTGCTCGACTGA